From a region of the Tiliqua scincoides isolate rTilSci1 chromosome 4, rTilSci1.hap2, whole genome shotgun sequence genome:
- the PALMD gene encoding palmdelphin isoform X1: protein MEEAELLKERFQAITDKRKLQEGITQKRLQVEEEKLKHQHLKKKALREKWLWDGLNTLTPKEQEEMQNQNREDQQWMSELEQNILRLEKEIEELEREELTISAKEKVILKKLKMVERTAEDIIKSVKVEKIETREEPADYIYANIPDLPKSFKPSTLKRTVHPETEDDDENRRALFAMEIKVEKDLKTGESTVLSTIPLPSDEFKGAGVKVYDDGRKSVYAVCSNGDIPKNEVDDLAPVEVEDLLRQATEKQAKSPTEYHKPVYANPFCRPTTPQKDKFSPGPNGEDAIQNTTSKPDCFYNELSRNKSKGQQMDENGFALSKDCQQNSHNPVLQQTRRPLQVSPQNKMAPKVHREVIRDSFEPQQKSRENQQNVACRSSVNTNERSSPEMLKSDEDSSYSVVQAVPCYVDDTEPVTMIFMGYQHVDDEELSKTVCGYDGIIHAELVVIDDDSEEEDSKAEKPLYHPVGPYSQVYQPPNQTAPVPQTNPSKTVADKVNKSPYKNSISLKEQEESLNGSTYNAQLDGQLAGDGTEDPSLTALRMRMAKLGKKVI from the exons AAAAAAGCCTTGCGTGAGAAATGGCTCTGGGATGGACTAAATACTCTTACTCCAAAAGAACAAGAAGAAATGCAAAACCAGAATCGAGAGGATCAACAATGGATGAGTGAGCTGGAACAAAATATTCTCAG ACTTGAGAAGGAAATTGAGGAGCTTGAAAGGGAAGAGTTGACAATCTCAGCTAAAGAAAAGGTCATATTAAAGAAGCTTAAAATGGTTGAAAGGACAGCCGAAGATATCATAAAG tCTGTGAAGGTAGAAAAAATAGAGACAAGAGAAG AACCAGCTGACTACATATACGCCAACATACCTGATCTCCCAAAATCTTTTAAACCATCTACACTCAAAAGGACGGTCCATCCAGAAACCGAGGATGATGACGAGAACAGAAGAG CTCTGTTTGCTATGGAGATCAAAGTTGAAAAAGACTTGAAGACTGGAGAAAGCACAGTCTTGTCAACAATACCACTTCCATCAGATGAATTTAAAGGTGCAGGAGTGAAAGTGTATGATGATGGCAGAAAGTCTGTCTATGCAGTGTGCAGCAATGGAGACATCCCAAAAAATGAAGTTGATGATCTTGCACCTGTTGAAGTGGAGGACCTTTTAAGACAAGCAACAGAAAAGCAGGCCAAGTCACCTACTGAATATCACAAGCCTGTATATGCAAACCCATTTTGTAGACCCACGACTCCACAGAAAGATAAATTCAGCCCTGGACCAAATGGTGAAGATGCTATTCAAAATACAACTAGCAAACCAGACTGTTTTTATAATGAACTCTCCCGTAATAAAAGCAAAGGGCAACAAATGGATGAAAATGGTTTTGCTCTTTCAAAGGACTGTCAGCAGAATTCTCACAATCCAGTCCTTCAGCAAACACGAAGACCTCTACAGGTTAGTCCCCAAAACAAGATGGCACCCAAAGTTCACAGAGAAGTTATACGAGATTCTTTTGAACCACAACAGAAGTCAAGAGAGAACCAACAAAATGTAGCATGCAGAAGCTCTGTAAACACTAATGAGAGGTCTTCTCCCGAAATGCTAAAAAGTGATGAAGATTCTAGTTATAGTGTAGTCCAAGCTGTGCCATGTTATGTGGATGATACAGAACCCGTTACAATGATTTTCATGGGTTATCAGCATGTGGATGATGAAGAACTGAGTAAAACAGTCTGTGGCTATGATGGAATTATCCATGCTGAACTTGTTGTCATTGATGATGACAGTGAAGAAGAGGACAGTAAAGCCGAGAAGCCTTTATATCACCCAGTGGGCCCTTACAGCCAAGTGTATCAGCCACCCAATCAAACAGCTCCTGTTCCACAGACAAATCCCAGCAAAACAGTTGCTGACAAGGTGAACAAATCACCTTATAAAAATTCCATATCACTCAAAGAACAAGAGGAAAGTTTGAATGGTTCTACCTACAATGCTCAGCTTGATGGCCAGTTAGCAGGTGATGGAACTGAAGATCCCTCCTTAACAG CTCTAAGAATGAGAATGGCaaaactggggaaaaaagtgattTGA
- the PALMD gene encoding palmdelphin isoform X2: MQNQNREDQQWMSELEQNILRLEKEIEELEREELTISAKEKVILKKLKMVERTAEDIIKSVKVEKIETREEPADYIYANIPDLPKSFKPSTLKRTVHPETEDDDENRRALFAMEIKVEKDLKTGESTVLSTIPLPSDEFKGAGVKVYDDGRKSVYAVCSNGDIPKNEVDDLAPVEVEDLLRQATEKQAKSPTEYHKPVYANPFCRPTTPQKDKFSPGPNGEDAIQNTTSKPDCFYNELSRNKSKGQQMDENGFALSKDCQQNSHNPVLQQTRRPLQVSPQNKMAPKVHREVIRDSFEPQQKSRENQQNVACRSSVNTNERSSPEMLKSDEDSSYSVVQAVPCYVDDTEPVTMIFMGYQHVDDEELSKTVCGYDGIIHAELVVIDDDSEEEDSKAEKPLYHPVGPYSQVYQPPNQTAPVPQTNPSKTVADKVNKSPYKNSISLKEQEESLNGSTYNAQLDGQLAGDGTEDPSLTALRMRMAKLGKKVI, from the exons ATGCAAAACCAGAATCGAGAGGATCAACAATGGATGAGTGAGCTGGAACAAAATATTCTCAG ACTTGAGAAGGAAATTGAGGAGCTTGAAAGGGAAGAGTTGACAATCTCAGCTAAAGAAAAGGTCATATTAAAGAAGCTTAAAATGGTTGAAAGGACAGCCGAAGATATCATAAAG tCTGTGAAGGTAGAAAAAATAGAGACAAGAGAAG AACCAGCTGACTACATATACGCCAACATACCTGATCTCCCAAAATCTTTTAAACCATCTACACTCAAAAGGACGGTCCATCCAGAAACCGAGGATGATGACGAGAACAGAAGAG CTCTGTTTGCTATGGAGATCAAAGTTGAAAAAGACTTGAAGACTGGAGAAAGCACAGTCTTGTCAACAATACCACTTCCATCAGATGAATTTAAAGGTGCAGGAGTGAAAGTGTATGATGATGGCAGAAAGTCTGTCTATGCAGTGTGCAGCAATGGAGACATCCCAAAAAATGAAGTTGATGATCTTGCACCTGTTGAAGTGGAGGACCTTTTAAGACAAGCAACAGAAAAGCAGGCCAAGTCACCTACTGAATATCACAAGCCTGTATATGCAAACCCATTTTGTAGACCCACGACTCCACAGAAAGATAAATTCAGCCCTGGACCAAATGGTGAAGATGCTATTCAAAATACAACTAGCAAACCAGACTGTTTTTATAATGAACTCTCCCGTAATAAAAGCAAAGGGCAACAAATGGATGAAAATGGTTTTGCTCTTTCAAAGGACTGTCAGCAGAATTCTCACAATCCAGTCCTTCAGCAAACACGAAGACCTCTACAGGTTAGTCCCCAAAACAAGATGGCACCCAAAGTTCACAGAGAAGTTATACGAGATTCTTTTGAACCACAACAGAAGTCAAGAGAGAACCAACAAAATGTAGCATGCAGAAGCTCTGTAAACACTAATGAGAGGTCTTCTCCCGAAATGCTAAAAAGTGATGAAGATTCTAGTTATAGTGTAGTCCAAGCTGTGCCATGTTATGTGGATGATACAGAACCCGTTACAATGATTTTCATGGGTTATCAGCATGTGGATGATGAAGAACTGAGTAAAACAGTCTGTGGCTATGATGGAATTATCCATGCTGAACTTGTTGTCATTGATGATGACAGTGAAGAAGAGGACAGTAAAGCCGAGAAGCCTTTATATCACCCAGTGGGCCCTTACAGCCAAGTGTATCAGCCACCCAATCAAACAGCTCCTGTTCCACAGACAAATCCCAGCAAAACAGTTGCTGACAAGGTGAACAAATCACCTTATAAAAATTCCATATCACTCAAAGAACAAGAGGAAAGTTTGAATGGTTCTACCTACAATGCTCAGCTTGATGGCCAGTTAGCAGGTGATGGAACTGAAGATCCCTCCTTAACAG CTCTAAGAATGAGAATGGCaaaactggggaaaaaagtgattTGA
- the LOC136647685 gene encoding ferric-chelate reductase 1-like — protein sequence MESSEILLILWLLTYLSDPLAGYPDGRVEEACNSMVPLHGHSVPQSSPEHTITVNVTEFKPGDHVRVSLSGPPFEGFLLQARDAENVGGPAVGSFALADRRRSQLLTCGRVKNSAVSHTSKSKKTHLDAFWIAPRDAPKRIQFLVTVVEKYRIFWVKIPGPIISQPKVPVLTTTMSTEETTPTLAPVSHLTHPFNASDCGSNKFCVRNPSNCNPASKNCFFLAFRQEQDSVVIEMSGPSEGYIAFALSNDQWMSGGDDAYFCVGEGRRVDMSTASLMGRAYPDFDAEDALEEMSWRLADGLIQCSFRRKIALPDLKGRFSLDANYYIFLADGEVGEGGTIHKHQRQPLITNGKYNVTGPPRDIGGSRSPLLIKIHGALMFVAWVTTVSIGVLVARFFKPLWPHSLLFGEEIWFQVHRALMITTVLLTSASFVLPFVYRGGWSDQAGFHPYLGCTVMALALVQPLMAAVRPPPQAPRRQIFNWLHWSTGTTARILAVVTMFLGTDLPALNLPDPWDIYLMTGFVVWHIGFDVLLEIHGYCLICKVEVLEDDRIQLLQSISTAEAQGHTFKKTVLIIYICGNLTFLITFLAAIGQV from the exons ATGGAATCATCTGAAATACTACTTATTCTGTGGTTGCTCACCTACCTGTCTGACCCGTTAGCTGGTTACCCAGATGGAAGAGTAGAAGAGGCCTGCAATAGTATGGTTCCTCTCCATGGACACTCTGTACCTCAATCCTCGCCTGAGCATACCATTACAGTGAATGTGACAGAATTCAAACCAGGGGATCATGTGAGAG TTAGCTTGTCTGGGCCACCATTTGAAGGCTTCCTCCTACAAGCCCGTGATGCTGAAAATGTGGGGGGCCCTGCTGTTGGCTCTTTTGCACTTGCTGACCGAAGGAGATCTCAACTCCTCACATGTGGGCGTGTAAAG AATTCAGCTGTCAGCCACACAAGTAAATCTAAGAAAACCCATTTAGATGCCTTTTGGATTGCACCTAGAGATGCACCAAAGAGAATACAGTTTCT TGTCACTGTTGTAGAAAAATATAGAATCTTCTGGGTAAAAATTCCTGGCCCTATAATTTCCCAGCCTAAAGTACCTGTTTTGACAACAACCATGTCTACTGAGGAGACCACCCCAACGTTGGCACCTGTTTCTCATCTAACCCATCCA TTCAATGCTTCCGACTGTGGCAGTAACAAATTCTGTGTGAGGAATCCTTCCAACTGTAACCCTGCGTCCAAGAACTGCTTCTTTCTGGCCTTCAGACAAGAGCAGGATTCAGTTGTGATCGAAATGAGTGGTCCTAGTGAAGGTTATATTGCATTTGCGTTGTCGAACGATCAGTGGATG AGTGGTGGTGATGATGCATATTTCTGTGTTGGTGAAGGTCGTCGTGTTGACATGAGTACAGCCTCTCTGATGGGACGAGCCTATCCAGATTTTGATGCGGAG GATGCCCTTGAAGAAATGTCATGGAGATTGGCTGATGGTCTTATTCAGTGTTCTTTCAGAAGAAAAATTGCCCTTCCTGATTTGAAAGGGAGATTTAGTCTAGATGCAAACTACTATATTTTTCTGGCCGATGGAGAAGTAGGTGAAG GAGGCACAATCCACAAACATCAAAGACAGCCTTTGATTACCAATGGAAAGTATAATGTTACAGGACCACCAAGAGACATTGGGGGTTCCCGTTCTCCGCTCCTCATCAAGATTCATG gTGCCCTAATGTTTGTTGCATGGGTGACCACAGTTAGCATCGGGGTCCTTGTTGCCCGATTTTTCAAGCCTCTTTGGCCCCATTCGCTGCTGTTTGGAGAGGAAATCTGGTTTCAG GTCCATCGTGCTCTAATGATAACAACGGTGTTGCTTACAAGTGCCTCTTTTGTTCTTCCTTTCGTGTACCGTGGAGGATGGAGTGAC CAAGCAGGCTTCCATCCATACCTGGGCTGCACAGTGATGGCACTGGCACTTGTACAGCCTCTTATGGCAGCAGTCAGACCACCTCCACAAGCCCCAAG AAGGCAAATCTTCAACTGGCTGCACTGGAGCACTGGCACAACTGCTAGAATATTAGCTG tggtaACAATGTTCCTGGGAACAGATTTGCCAGCTCTCAATCTTCCGGATCCATGGGACATCTACCTTATGACTGGATTTGTAGTTTGGCACATTGGTTTTGATGTTCTTCTAGAGATACATGGCTACTGTCTCATTTGCAAAG TTGAAGTACTGGAAGATGACAGAATACAACTTTTGCAGTCCATTTCTACTGCAGAGGCACAG GGCCATACATTTAAAAAGACAGTGCTAATCATCTACATCTGTGGCAATTTAACTTTTCTCATCACCTTCTTGGCAGCAATTGGACAAGTATGA